The genome window CGATTCCGGCCGGGTCTTTCCGGCATTCTCGGAATCGTCCCAGGTCACCGTACCGGATACGTCGATCGTCGCGGCGATCGGACGGTTATAGGTAATAACAGAAATAGCACCCTCATCCAGCGTTGCTGTATATCCATCCGGAGTGTCAAAAGTCCAGTTGTTCCCTGTGTCAGACGGAACAGAAACCTCCGCGGTCCATCCGTTGTCATCGTTCAGGGTAACCTTCTGGCCCGCCAGGGACGCGTCCACATGATCCGGCCGGAAACCTTCCTGATTGTCTCCGTCCTTCCACTTGGCGGTGATAACGCGGGCGTCATACTCCTCGGCCATTGCGGGGATCACGCTGAACGCCAGCGCCAGAACACAAACCAGGGACACGATTCGCTGAAGGTGCTTTTTCATGAATGATTCTCCCCTCTGGTTTTCCTTTTTGTTTTCCGTTCTATCTATGTCACCGTACAGTCGTCTTCGTGAAATGGAAAACTTTTCCTGTATGGGCATACTTCTACAGGATTGATTATATGGCCGCCATGCCCAAAAATCAAGTCAAAAACGGCTTTTTTCAGTCTGAATGGCAAACAACTGACCGGAAAGTCTGTATTTGACTCACTCCGGTCAGTAATGTTTTTATACTGTTTTTTGAAGTTGCATTTTGCGGTAACGATTACAATAAATTCATTGTTTTCAAGGCTTGCAAATTTTGTCTTTCCGGTCAGGACAAATCGTCCTCAAGATAGTGCCGTGTCTCCGCCTCCCAGGTCCTGGCTGAAATGATATACCGCGGACGGTGTTTTGTCTCCAGGTAGGTCTTTCCGATATACTGTCCCAGGATGCCCATGCTGATCAGCTGGATGCCGCCCAGCAGACACACAATACATACCGTGGAAGCCCAGCCGGCGACCGTCTGTCCGAGAATGGCCTTCACCACGGCCCAGATCATCAGGATCAGCCCGATAAAGCTGAACCCGGCCCCGATGGCGGTGATCAGCGTAATAGGCTTAACGGAAAGGCTCGTGATGCCGTTAAAGGCAAGCGCCAGCATTTTACGGAGCGGATAGTGGCTTTTGCCTGCCAGCCGTTCCGCACGGTCATAGGAAACTGTTGTGCTTTTAAAGCCCACCAGCGGCACCATGCCCCGCAGGAAGATATTCACTTCCTCAAAATCAGCCAGGTGCTGCAGCACCTTTGCCGAGATCAGCCGGTAGTCCGCGTGGTTGAACACCACGTCAGCTCCCAGCGTTTTCATAAGCTTATAGAAGGTTTCCGCGGTAAACCGCTTGAAGAAGGAATCCGTATCCCGCTTCGCACGGACACCGTAAACAATCTCCGCGCCGTCCAGGTATTCATCCACCATGCGGTCCATGGCGTTGATATCGTCCTGGCCGTCACAGTCAATGGAGATGGTAATATCGCACCGGTCCTTGGCTTCCATGAGTCCGGCGAGCACCGCGTTCTGGTGTCCCCGGTTCCGGCTCTGGCAGATGCCGATATAATGCTCATCCTTCTCCGCCAGTTCCCGGATAATACTCCAGGTTTTATCCGCGGATCCGTCATTCACAAAAAGGATCCGGCTGTTTTTGCTGATCTTTCCGCCGTCTGTCAGCTCCTGCACTTTCTGCAGGAACATCGGTGCGGTCAGCGGCAGCACCTGCTCCTCGTTATAGCACGGAACCACGATCCAGAGGATTGGCCTGGCCATCGTTTTTTCTCCTCCCGGCAGAATTACTTTTTCTTCAGGTTCTCAAACATGTCATACTGTCCCAGCATGACCATCACCACGTCCTCGGGGATGGGTGCGTCAATGTCCGGCGGGATCTTGATGGTATCCTCATTGCTGCGGACCGCGATCACGTTCACCCCGTAGCGGGTGCGCAGTTCCAGTTCACGGATGGTCTTGCCCACCCACTCAGCGATCGGCTGCATTTCAACAATGCCGAATTCTTGGGACAGTTCAATGTATTCCATGACGCCGGCATGGGTCAGCCCCAGCGCCAGCTTGTCCGCCACTTCCCTTTCCGGGATGATCACCCGGTCCGCGCCAAGCTTTTCAAGAATATCCTTGTAGGTGTCATCATGCGCTTTGCAGATGATAAAGGGAGCATTCAGGGCCTTCAGGTTCATGGTGATCAGTGCGGAAGCCGCCAGGTCCGAACCGACCGCAACCACCGCCCGGTCAAAGTTTTCCACGCCCAGCTTCTTCAGTACGTCAGGATCACGGGCATCAGCCGCCACCGCCCGGGTAACCCGGTCGGCGATCTTGTCGATCAGCTGTTCATCCATATCAATGGCCATAACCTCTTCACCGCAGGCGTAAAGGCGGGTTGCCAGTTCGCTGCCGAAGCGTCCGAGGCCGATAACAACATAAGACTTCATGGATTATACCCTCCTGTCATCCGATCAGCAGATCGGTGTTCGCGAATTTGTATTGTTCCCCGGAAGGCTTCTTTTTCAGGAAACCGAAGCTGATGGTCAGCAGGCCCACCCTTCCGAAGTACATAAACAGTATGATCATGAATTTGGAGACAATGCTCAGCCTCGGGGTCGCTCCCGCTGTCAGGCCGACCGTTCCGATGGCGGAAACCGTCTCATACAGGCTGTCAGCAAAGCCCACCGGCGAGGTCGCGCAGATCACCGTGGCCCCCGCGAAGGAAAGCAGCACCATCAGCATAAAGATCGTGATCGCGTTCAGCACATGATCGTCGGATATGGTCCGGTGGAATATGCTCACCGTACGGCGTCCCCGCATCCTGTTCCAGAGGAACAGCAGGAGGACCACAAAAGTCACGGTCTTGAGGCCGCCGGCCGTGGAACCCGAAGAGCCGCCGATCAGCATCATGAAAATGGAAACCGCCTTGCCTGCCGGTGTCAGCAGTCCCTGGTCCACACCGGCAAATCCGGCG of Aristaeella lactis contains these proteins:
- a CDS encoding potassium channel family protein — encoded protein: MKSYVVIGLGRFGSELATRLYACGEEVMAIDMDEQLIDKIADRVTRAVAADARDPDVLKKLGVENFDRAVVAVGSDLAASALITMNLKALNAPFIICKAHDDTYKDILEKLGADRVIIPEREVADKLALGLTHAGVMEYIELSQEFGIVEMQPIAEWVGKTIRELELRTRYGVNVIAVRSNEDTIKIPPDIDAPIPEDVVMVMLGQYDMFENLKKK
- a CDS encoding glycosyltransferase family 2 protein is translated as MARPILWIVVPCYNEEQVLPLTAPMFLQKVQELTDGGKISKNSRILFVNDGSADKTWSIIRELAEKDEHYIGICQSRNRGHQNAVLAGLMEAKDRCDITISIDCDGQDDINAMDRMVDEYLDGAEIVYGVRAKRDTDSFFKRFTAETFYKLMKTLGADVVFNHADYRLISAKVLQHLADFEEVNIFLRGMVPLVGFKSTTVSYDRAERLAGKSHYPLRKMLALAFNGITSLSVKPITLITAIGAGFSFIGLILMIWAVVKAILGQTVAGWASTVCIVCLLGGIQLISMGILGQYIGKTYLETKHRPRYIISARTWEAETRHYLEDDLS